In Streptococcus parasuis, the following proteins share a genomic window:
- a CDS encoding PFL family protein, with the protein MDIRQVTETIAMIEEQHFDIRTITMGISLLDCIDPDIEKAAEKVYSKIVTKAKNLVSVGDEIAAELGIPIVNKRVSVTPIALIGAATDATDYLPLAHALDKAANEIGIDFIGGFSALVQKGYQKGDEILINSIPQALAQTSKVCSSVNIGSTKSGINMTAVRDMGRIIKETAEASEMGAAKLVVFANAVEDNPFMAGAFHGVGEADVVINVGVSGPGVVKRALEKVRGESFDVVAETVKKTAFKITRIGQLVGNMASERLGVKFGIVDLSLAPTPAVGDSVARVLEEMGLETVGTHGTTAALALLNDAVKKGGVMACNQVGGLSGAFIPVSEDEGMIAAVQSGSLNLEKLEAMTAICSVGLDMIAIPETTPAETIAAMIADEAAIGVINQKTTAVRIIPLGKEGDMIEFGGLLGTAPVMKVNQASSVDFINRGGQIPAPIHSFKN; encoded by the coding sequence ATGGATATTAGACAGGTAACTGAAACGATTGCCATGATCGAGGAACAGCACTTCGATATTCGGACGATTACTATGGGAATTTCTCTTTTAGATTGTATTGATCCTGACATTGAAAAAGCTGCTGAGAAAGTTTATTCTAAAATTGTGACCAAGGCAAAAAATTTGGTTTCGGTTGGGGATGAAATAGCAGCAGAATTAGGGATTCCTATTGTCAATAAACGTGTGTCTGTAACGCCGATTGCCTTAATTGGTGCGGCGACTGATGCGACCGATTATCTCCCATTGGCTCATGCTTTGGACAAGGCAGCTAATGAAATCGGAATTGACTTTATCGGAGGTTTTTCAGCTCTTGTTCAAAAAGGCTATCAAAAAGGTGATGAAATTCTGATCAACTCCATTCCACAAGCCTTAGCACAGACTTCAAAGGTTTGTTCATCGGTTAATATCGGTTCGACAAAGTCCGGTATCAACATGACTGCTGTGAGAGATATGGGAAGAATTATCAAGGAAACAGCTGAAGCTTCTGAGATGGGTGCTGCTAAGTTGGTGGTTTTTGCGAATGCGGTTGAAGATAATCCATTTATGGCTGGCGCTTTCCATGGTGTTGGTGAGGCAGATGTCGTTATTAATGTGGGTGTTTCTGGGCCAGGTGTAGTAAAGCGTGCTCTGGAAAAAGTCCGCGGGGAGAGCTTTGATGTAGTAGCTGAAACAGTGAAGAAAACAGCCTTTAAAATAACTCGTATCGGTCAGCTAGTGGGCAATATGGCGAGCGAACGTTTGGGGGTCAAATTTGGTATCGTTGACCTCTCACTTGCTCCAACACCTGCTGTCGGGGACTCTGTTGCGCGTGTCTTGGAGGAAATGGGATTGGAAACCGTTGGCACACATGGAACAACAGCTGCACTTGCTTTACTAAATGATGCGGTGAAAAAAGGTGGCGTTATGGCTTGTAACCAAGTAGGTGGTTTATCAGGCGCATTCATTCCTGTATCTGAAGATGAAGGGATGATTGCAGCGGTACAAAGTGGATCGCTCAATCTTGAAAAATTAGAAGCTATGACTGCGATTTGTTCTGTCGGTTTGGACATGATTGCCATTCCAGAAACGACTCCAGCCGAAACCATTGCTGCAATGATTGCAGATGAGGCAGCCATTGGGGTAATTAATCAAAAAACAACAGCAGTCCGTATTATTCCATTGGGTAAGGAAGGTGACATGATCGAATTTGGAGGTCTTCTAGGAACAGCTCCTGTTATGAAAGTCAACCAAGCATCTTCTGTTGATTTTATCAACCGAGGTGGTCAGATTCCTGCGCCAATTCATAGTTTTAAGAATTAA
- a CDS encoding ABC transporter permease yields the protein MIHYFKADLFKIQKEQRLTVSLGVLALLSFLSAFLLHGNEDFTSSLIQLLSQFITLFFIVPANLFFGEDFTYRTINHIIIKQQTRKGVFFYKVLATLVLDLAYILLAYLLSSSVGLLLGDPVDVAVIIHSFIVQTPLFICISLLSILIFVKSNKVNQAYLAFSLISLLFDNITNLITSNLLHMKLPTDYFLFFSLQQGEHITRLSMGVSFMATILYLYLSYFIFSRKELK from the coding sequence ATGATACATTACTTTAAAGCTGATTTATTTAAGATTCAAAAAGAACAGAGATTAACGGTTTCATTGGGAGTCTTGGCTTTACTGTCCTTTTTATCCGCTTTTTTGCTGCATGGCAACGAAGACTTCACTAGCTCTCTGATTCAATTGCTTTCTCAATTTATCACACTATTTTTTATCGTTCCAGCCAACCTATTCTTTGGAGAAGATTTTACTTACCGTACCATCAATCATATTATTATCAAGCAACAAACAAGAAAAGGAGTATTTTTCTATAAAGTCTTAGCAACCCTTGTCCTAGATCTCGCTTATATCCTTCTAGCCTATTTATTGAGTAGCAGTGTTGGCTTACTTCTAGGTGATCCTGTTGATGTTGCAGTGATAATACACAGTTTCATTGTTCAAACACCTTTATTTATCTGTATCTCTCTGTTATCCATCCTGATATTTGTCAAGTCCAATAAGGTCAATCAAGCCTATCTTGCCTTTAGTTTAATTAGCCTTCTTTTTGACAATATCACGAACCTCATTACTAGTAACCTACTCCATATGAAATTACCAACAGATTATTTTCTATTTTTTTCGCTTCAACAAGGAGAACATATTACACGGCTATCCATGGGTGTTAGCTTTATGGCTACTATACTATATCTCTATCTGAGTTACTTTATCTTCAGCAGGAAAGAGTTAAAATGA
- the mvaD gene encoding diphosphomevalonate decarboxylase translates to MTKKIGIARAHTNIALIKYWGKRDKELFLPMNSSLSLTLDAFYTDTKVVFDSELTGDEFYLNGNVQNEKEILKISRFLDLFREYIGEGNFARVESLNFVPTAAGLASSASAFAALALATSTALHLDLSPAQLSTFARRGSGSSTRSLFGGFVEWDMGTESEDSMARPIDDADWDIAMIVLAVNTGPKKIASREGMDHTVATSPFYSAWVETAQSDLADIKVAIANRDFETLGQITEHNGMKMHATTLSANPPFTYWTADSLLAQEAVRQVREKTGLSAYMTMDAGPNVKVLCRESEMDEFVNELSQIFPREKIITSKPGPAAYILSEEEWHASQKNFEKSLEHEGSDQGSR, encoded by the coding sequence ATGACTAAAAAAATAGGAATTGCCCGCGCCCATACAAATATCGCTTTGATTAAATACTGGGGGAAACGAGATAAGGAGCTATTTTTACCTATGAACTCCAGTTTGTCCTTGACACTGGATGCTTTTTATACGGATACAAAAGTTGTTTTTGACTCAGAATTGACAGGTGATGAATTTTATCTCAATGGAAATGTACAAAATGAAAAAGAAATTTTAAAAATTTCTCGTTTTTTGGATTTATTTCGCGAATATATAGGTGAAGGGAATTTTGCTCGAGTTGAAAGTCTAAATTTTGTTCCTACTGCTGCTGGTTTGGCAAGTTCTGCATCGGCCTTTGCGGCTCTGGCACTTGCAACGTCAACTGCTTTACATCTCGATTTGTCACCAGCTCAGCTTTCAACCTTTGCAAGGAGAGGGTCTGGGTCAAGCACACGTAGCCTATTTGGTGGCTTTGTCGAGTGGGATATGGGTACTGAATCTGAAGATTCCATGGCTCGCCCAATTGATGATGCTGACTGGGATATTGCCATGATTGTCTTGGCTGTAAATACCGGACCTAAAAAAATTGCAAGTCGAGAAGGAATGGACCATACAGTTGCTACTTCGCCTTTTTATTCCGCTTGGGTGGAGACCGCCCAATCAGATTTGGCAGATATCAAAGTGGCCATTGCTAATCGTGATTTTGAGACACTTGGTCAAATTACAGAACACAATGGTATGAAAATGCATGCAACAACCCTTTCCGCGAATCCCCCTTTTACCTATTGGACGGCAGATAGTTTGCTTGCTCAAGAGGCTGTTCGTCAGGTTCGTGAAAAGACTGGTTTGTCAGCATATATGACGATGGATGCTGGACCAAATGTTAAAGTTCTCTGCCGTGAAAGTGAGATGGATGAATTTGTCAATGAACTATCTCAGATTTTTCCAAGAGAAAAAATCATTACCAGTAAGCCAGGTCCTGCTGCCTATATTTTAAGCGAGGAAGAGTGGCACGCATCACAAAAAAATTTTGAAAAGAGTTTAGAACATGAAGGTAGTGACCAAGGTTCCAGGTAA
- a CDS encoding histidine phosphatase family protein, translated as MADVRLYISRHGKTMFNTIGRVQGWCDTPLTKKGEEGIRELGLGLKDAGVDFKLAVSSDLGRTVQTMTIALRELEKLGKIPYYQDKRIREWCFGSFEGMYDAELFQGVLPRLKGTVDTNGMSFAEIATGIQEADTAGWSESWEVLSNRILTGFESIALDLEKQGGGNALVVSHGMTIATLAHLLDPERGANVVLDNGSITVLKYENGSFTIESFGDMSYRQRGAELIAQGK; from the coding sequence ATGGCAGACGTAAGATTATACATTTCCCGTCATGGAAAAACGATGTTTAATACAATTGGTCGGGTACAAGGTTGGTGTGATACGCCTCTTACCAAAAAGGGAGAAGAAGGTATTCGTGAGTTAGGCCTTGGACTGAAAGATGCCGGAGTTGATTTCAAATTAGCTGTGTCAAGCGACTTAGGACGAACAGTTCAAACGATGACCATTGCTTTGCGGGAATTGGAAAAATTAGGGAAAATTCCATATTATCAGGACAAACGCATCCGTGAATGGTGTTTTGGTAGTTTTGAGGGTATGTATGATGCTGAACTATTTCAAGGAGTTCTTCCTCGCTTGAAAGGAACTGTGGATACGAATGGAATGTCATTTGCAGAAATAGCGACAGGGATTCAAGAAGCAGACACAGCTGGTTGGTCTGAATCATGGGAAGTGCTCAGCAATCGTATTTTGACAGGTTTTGAATCGATTGCTCTAGACTTGGAAAAGCAAGGTGGGGGCAATGCCTTGGTTGTTAGTCATGGTATGACGATAGCCACACTCGCTCATCTACTCGACCCTGAGAGGGGGGCAAATGTTGTGTTGGATAATGGCTCAATTACAGTTCTCAAGTATGAGAATGGATCATTCACCATTGAATCATTTGGGGACATGTCCTATCGCCAGCGAGGAGCAGAATTAATAGCTCAAGGGAAATAA
- a CDS encoding Rgg/GadR/MutR family transcriptional regulator: MGTYGKIFKIIRESKNMSLKEVAGDFVTPAQLSRFENGKSNLSVDTFFYCLRRMNVVEGEFSTLYQSYFQIDNLFSSEEFVRAVYSHNAQYMDDRILYHQAEYDRDGRPFDRVMVAAFHIFKQQWCDPDYDVSEDEKAILSDYLMSIDDWGKFELWIFGNCSRGLPSKMLEVLGMEVLNRTKFYMDITENRDNVYKVLINISSSLLDRGEEIAAIRFLKILDSVNIMEKNMRDRLLLKLLKARLSYMNGNDGGLEIMKECLHIAKFLDCYDLIHQINKEIEKVTDM, encoded by the coding sequence ATGGGAACTTACGGAAAAATTTTTAAAATCATTCGTGAATCAAAAAATATGTCTCTAAAAGAAGTGGCAGGGGATTTCGTGACACCTGCTCAGTTATCACGCTTTGAAAATGGAAAGAGCAATCTTTCTGTAGATACATTTTTTTATTGCTTGAGACGGATGAATGTGGTAGAGGGCGAATTTTCTACCCTCTACCAGTCCTACTTTCAGATAGATAATTTGTTTTCATCAGAGGAATTTGTCCGTGCAGTTTATAGTCATAATGCTCAGTATATGGATGATAGAATTTTGTACCATCAAGCAGAGTATGATAGGGATGGACGTCCGTTTGATAGGGTGATGGTTGCGGCCTTTCATATTTTTAAGCAACAATGGTGCGATCCTGATTATGATGTTTCTGAGGATGAAAAAGCAATTCTATCAGACTACTTAATGTCCATAGATGATTGGGGGAAATTTGAACTCTGGATTTTCGGAAATTGTAGCAGAGGTCTTCCTAGCAAGATGTTGGAAGTTCTGGGAATGGAAGTTCTCAATCGAACAAAGTTTTATATGGATATCACAGAAAACAGAGATAATGTCTATAAGGTACTCATCAATATTTCGAGCAGTTTGTTAGATAGGGGAGAGGAGATTGCTGCGATTCGCTTTCTCAAAATTCTTGACTCTGTCAATATCATGGAAAAGAATATGCGGGATCGCTTGCTGCTTAAGCTTCTAAAAGCACGCTTGTCCTACATGAATGGAAATGATGGTGGCCTAGAAATAATGAAGGAATGCCTGCATATTGCCAAATTTTTAGATTGCTATGATTTAATCCACCAGATCAATAAGGAAATTGAGAAAGTTACAGATATGTAA
- a CDS encoding ATP-binding cassette domain-containing protein: MASLLSTQQLSKQYGKQKAVQQVSLTINKGEICGLVGENGAGKTTLLRMISGLISQTSGTITSSKDCRIGALIESPALQPNLSAIDNLRYMALQLNLKQADEKILETLAIVGLEDVDPKKKSKDFSLGMRQRLAIALAILDDPDFLILDEPINGLDPVGIKEMRSIILNLRNQYGMTILISSHILSELEMVVDRYIIMHKGLIVKEFSKQELEQTLEEQLYLQTNNHPKTFTILEEQGIAYKIDKDYISLSSDTNVMSLIHLLINHEIEVNEIFKQQMSFEDYYLTLLQEGEEHDTLL; encoded by the coding sequence ATGGCATCTCTCTTATCTACCCAACAATTATCAAAGCAATATGGAAAACAAAAGGCCGTTCAGCAGGTTTCTTTAACGATTAATAAAGGAGAAATCTGTGGCTTAGTCGGTGAAAATGGTGCTGGGAAAACAACGCTTCTCCGAATGATATCGGGCCTCATTTCCCAAACTTCAGGTACCATTACTAGTTCAAAAGATTGTCGTATTGGAGCTTTAATTGAATCCCCTGCTCTACAACCCAATTTATCTGCAATCGATAATCTTCGTTATATGGCTCTGCAATTAAATCTCAAGCAAGCTGATGAAAAAATATTAGAGACATTAGCAATTGTTGGTTTAGAGGATGTGGATCCTAAGAAAAAATCCAAAGATTTTTCACTGGGAATGCGTCAACGTTTAGCCATTGCCTTAGCTATCCTAGATGACCCTGATTTTTTAATCCTAGACGAACCGATTAATGGTCTTGACCCTGTTGGAATCAAAGAGATGAGAAGTATTATTTTAAATCTTCGAAATCAGTATGGGATGACCATCCTTATCTCCAGTCATATCCTATCAGAGCTTGAGATGGTGGTTGATCGATACATTATTATGCATAAGGGCCTTATCGTCAAAGAATTCTCAAAGCAAGAGCTTGAACAAACCCTAGAAGAACAGCTCTATCTACAAACGAACAACCATCCTAAGACATTTACTATCCTTGAAGAGCAGGGCATCGCTTACAAAATAGATAAGGATTATATCAGTCTGTCATCAGATACGAATGTTATGAGCCTCATTCATCTCTTGATAAACCATGAGATTGAGGTCAACGAAATTTTTAAACAACAAATGTCATTTGAAGATTATTATCTGACATTGCTTCAAGAAGGAGAAGAGCATGATACATTACTTTAA
- a CDS encoding ACT domain-containing protein: MKAIITVVGKDKSGIVAGVAGKVAELGLNIDDISQTVLDQYFTMMALVSAEEKKDFTKLRAELEAYGEALNVKINIQSAAIFDAMHNL; the protein is encoded by the coding sequence ATGAAAGCAATTATTACAGTTGTTGGTAAAGACAAATCGGGTATTGTAGCTGGTGTAGCAGGAAAAGTTGCAGAATTAGGACTGAATATTGATGATATTTCTCAAACCGTTTTAGACCAGTATTTCACTATGATGGCCTTGGTATCTGCCGAAGAAAAGAAGGACTTTACGAAGCTTCGTGCAGAATTGGAAGCTTACGGTGAGGCTTTAAACGTTAAAATCAATATTCAAAGTGCAGCAATTTTTGATGCGATGCACAATCTATAA
- a CDS encoding PadR family transcriptional regulator → MNDKLKRIYVPMTETAFYILFHLQEERHGYDITQKTKEVTAGQVVISPGTMYGALSKMEKDGLIAFVREEDKRKFYQITETGREILDIELARIERLYRNSKGESYGD, encoded by the coding sequence ATGAACGATAAGTTAAAACGCATCTATGTTCCCATGACAGAGACAGCCTTTTATATTCTCTTTCATTTACAGGAAGAACGGCATGGCTATGATATTACCCAGAAGACCAAGGAAGTCACGGCAGGTCAGGTTGTGATTAGCCCTGGGACCATGTACGGCGCCCTGTCGAAAATGGAGAAAGATGGATTGATTGCCTTTGTCAGAGAAGAAGACAAGCGAAAGTTTTACCAAATAACAGAAACAGGTCGAGAAATTTTAGACATAGAATTGGCTCGAATTGAACGGCTCTATCGAAATAGTAAGGGGGAAAGTTATGGAGACTAA
- a CDS encoding phosphomevalonate kinase, translated as MKVVTKVPGKLFLAGEYAVVESGNPAVIAAVDRYLTVSIESAESGMIHSTQQSDMFLIWHRTNEQILVSEENPYQIVSTALQVSEEFLREQGISCQGYYSVTIQSELDDQDSGTKYGLGSSGAVTVATVEAILLYYGYELDPLLVFKLSVLTQARLNMTGSHGDLAASSFRGLVAYYSLDKSWLSEQMSVQGLSNLLASDWKDLQIKQIGLPAPLELLVGWTGSAASTTHLVSHMESKKTQQSKEEIHSQFLNDSKVCVEQLVWACQNKDIPCIKQAVTRNRYLLRKFSEDMGLTIETPLLTELCDSAEANGAVAKSSGAGGGDCGICLVDSQEQKEAIQIIWEQAGIFPLPLTIAERN; from the coding sequence ATGAAGGTAGTGACCAAGGTTCCAGGTAAATTGTTTTTGGCTGGAGAATATGCGGTGGTTGAGTCAGGAAACCCAGCAGTGATAGCAGCAGTTGACCGTTATTTAACGGTTAGTATTGAGTCAGCTGAAAGTGGAATGATTCACTCTACCCAGCAGTCTGATATGTTTTTAATATGGCACCGCACAAATGAACAGATTCTTGTTTCGGAAGAAAATCCTTATCAGATTGTTTCGACAGCTTTACAAGTATCAGAAGAATTCCTGCGTGAACAAGGCATATCATGTCAGGGCTACTACAGTGTAACGATTCAATCAGAATTGGATGACCAAGATTCTGGGACTAAATATGGTCTAGGTTCATCAGGTGCTGTAACGGTTGCGACTGTTGAAGCCATACTGCTCTATTATGGTTACGAATTGGATCCTTTATTGGTTTTCAAATTGTCTGTTTTGACTCAGGCAAGATTGAATATGACGGGCTCGCATGGAGATTTGGCGGCGTCTAGTTTTCGCGGACTTGTCGCTTACTATTCTCTTGATAAATCCTGGTTATCGGAGCAGATGTCTGTGCAAGGTTTGAGTAATCTTCTTGCAAGTGATTGGAAAGATTTGCAGATTAAGCAGATTGGGTTGCCAGCACCATTGGAATTACTAGTTGGTTGGACAGGATCTGCTGCCTCGACAACGCACCTAGTATCGCATATGGAGAGCAAAAAAACGCAGCAGTCTAAGGAAGAAATTCATTCCCAGTTTTTGAATGATTCTAAAGTATGTGTAGAGCAGTTGGTATGGGCTTGCCAAAATAAAGATATACCTTGTATAAAACAGGCCGTTACTCGCAATCGCTATTTATTGCGAAAATTTTCGGAAGATATGGGTCTGACCATTGAAACTCCTTTGTTGACGGAACTTTGTGATAGTGCAGAAGCAAATGGTGCCGTAGCAAAGTCATCAGGAGCGGGAGGTGGCGACTGTGGTATTTGTTTAGTTGACAGCCAAGAGCAAAAAGAAGCTATCCAAATTATTTGGGAGCAGGCAGGAATTTTTCCACTTCCCTTAACGATTGCAGAAAGAAATTAG
- the fni gene encoding type 2 isopentenyl-diphosphate Delta-isomerase, with protein MIYQRIEGLNRKDQHVALADLQYNDASAADFAQTRFVHHSLPEMAIEDVSIKTQVAGLEFDRPFFINAMTGGSEKTGQINQLLGIIGHVSKIAIASGSVSAAIKDPSVAKTFSVLRRENPHGIIFANLGAHHDVESAKRAIDLLEANAIQIHINAPQEVIMPEGDRDFSMWLKNIESLVRGLEVPVIVKEVGFGMSRETIAQLKSVGVETVDISGTGGTNFAKIENARRIFHEFTYLEGWGQSTVESLIEAASLPIEQRPAIIASGGIKNPFDIVKSLALGADLVGLSNRILQYVKDGKMDQMEKAFYDLSVMNGEIRDIMTLLGAKDIASLRKTDLILPASVQHWCQARGIDWQLYGQRSKK; from the coding sequence ATGATCTATCAACGAATTGAAGGATTAAACCGTAAAGATCAGCATGTTGCATTAGCTGATTTGCAATATAATGATGCATCTGCAGCGGATTTTGCCCAAACACGTTTTGTTCACCATTCATTACCTGAAATGGCGATTGAGGATGTTTCAATAAAGACACAGGTAGCAGGCTTAGAGTTTGACAGACCATTTTTTATCAATGCCATGACAGGCGGGAGTGAAAAAACAGGTCAAATCAATCAATTGCTGGGAATTATTGGACATGTCAGTAAAATCGCAATTGCTTCTGGGTCAGTGAGTGCAGCGATTAAGGATCCAAGTGTAGCAAAGACATTTTCGGTTTTGCGTCGTGAAAACCCACATGGTATTATCTTTGCAAATTTAGGTGCTCACCATGATGTTGAAAGTGCTAAACGCGCAATTGATCTCTTAGAAGCAAATGCTATTCAAATTCATATCAATGCTCCTCAAGAAGTAATTATGCCAGAAGGTGATCGCGATTTTTCAATGTGGTTGAAGAATATTGAGTCGCTTGTAAGAGGCTTAGAGGTTCCTGTTATTGTTAAAGAAGTTGGCTTCGGTATGAGTCGTGAAACCATAGCGCAATTGAAGTCAGTCGGAGTCGAAACAGTTGACATCTCTGGTACAGGTGGGACAAACTTTGCTAAGATTGAGAATGCGCGCCGCATTTTTCATGAGTTTACATATTTGGAAGGATGGGGTCAGTCTACGGTTGAATCGTTGATAGAAGCAGCTAGTCTTCCAATCGAACAGCGTCCAGCAATTATAGCGTCTGGAGGAATAAAAAATCCATTTGATATTGTGAAATCACTTGCCTTGGGAGCTGATTTAGTCGGATTATCTAACCGTATCTTACAATATGTAAAAGATGGTAAAATGGACCAAATGGAGAAGGCTTTTTATGATTTGTCGGTTATGAACGGTGAAATTCGTGATATTATGACTCTCCTAGGTGCAAAAGATATTGCATCGTTGAGGAAGACAGATCTTATCTTGCCTGCATCTGTACAACATTGGTGTCAAGCACGTGGTATTGACTGGCAGTTGTACGGTCAACGTTCTAAAAAATAG
- the mvk gene encoding mevalonate kinase has translation MSAIGKASGKIILMGEHSVVYGQPAIAMPFSAVEIIAKVTAQGEALSVDCNFYKGLVHKMPKIWESLKHAIRFSLYRIGAPTDPAIHIKISSTIPAERGMGSSAAVAVAVARALFAHYEKILTDKELWEIVQSSEKIAHGNPSGIDAATTSGKSPVFFIKNQPIEPLELKLSAYLVVADTGVTGNTLEAISDVADLLEKKPEAMKFVEELGSLAKLAKEDLATDQAELLGSKMNQAHVLLQELGVSDPSLDQLVRISQDSGALGAKLTGGGRGGCMIALAKNAEDAQKIAQTLERSGARQTWIQYLGEIND, from the coding sequence ATGTCGGCAATAGGAAAAGCATCTGGGAAAATTATATTGATGGGCGAGCATTCAGTGGTTTATGGGCAGCCAGCGATTGCGATGCCTTTTTCTGCTGTAGAAATTATTGCCAAAGTAACAGCTCAGGGAGAGGCTCTAAGTGTCGACTGTAATTTTTATAAGGGCCTTGTCCATAAGATGCCCAAAATATGGGAAAGCCTCAAACATGCTATACGATTTTCACTATATCGTATCGGAGCGCCAACAGATCCGGCCATTCACATTAAAATTAGCTCGACTATTCCTGCTGAAAGAGGAATGGGTTCAAGTGCAGCGGTGGCAGTTGCTGTAGCACGGGCTCTATTTGCGCATTATGAAAAAATATTGACCGATAAGGAGTTGTGGGAAATTGTTCAATCCTCGGAAAAAATAGCTCATGGAAATCCGTCGGGAATAGACGCAGCAACCACAAGTGGTAAGTCACCTGTCTTTTTTATTAAAAATCAGCCTATAGAGCCACTAGAACTCAAACTCAGTGCCTATCTAGTAGTGGCAGATACTGGTGTGACAGGAAATACCTTAGAAGCTATTTCAGATGTCGCGGATTTGTTGGAGAAAAAGCCAGAGGCGATGAAGTTTGTTGAGGAACTCGGAAGCTTAGCGAAACTGGCTAAAGAAGATTTAGCAACTGACCAAGCAGAGCTTCTAGGAAGTAAAATGAATCAAGCTCATGTTCTTCTGCAAGAATTAGGTGTATCTGATCCCAGTCTTGATCAACTAGTACGCATTTCTCAAGATTCCGGAGCACTCGGGGCTAAATTAACTGGTGGTGGTCGAGGAGGTTGCATGATTGCATTGGCAAAAAATGCAGAAGACGCTCAAAAAATAGCTCAAACATTAGAGCGATCTGGTGCTCGCCAGACATGGATACAATATTTAGGAGAAATCAATGACTAA